A part of Nitrospira sp. genomic DNA contains:
- the ftsZ gene encoding cell division protein FtsZ, protein MFSFQEDMLSPVRIKVIGIGGAGCNAINTMITSGLARVDFIAGNTDLQALDRSLAPYKIQLGPERTRGLGAGAKPEIGRDAALESKEHIRECLEGADMVFVTAGMGGGTGTGAAPIVASIAREMGILTVGVVTKPFHYEGQRRHRHAEEGIRDLRRHVDTLLVIPNQRLLGIVDKSTPLLEAFKVADDVLRQAIQGIADVITTTGHVNVDFADVRTVMSHTGRAVMGMGVSYGPNRAIEAAQKAMCSPLLEEGSVEGACGVLLNITGGPSMSLHEIEEAASIIQQAADPEANIIVGQVINPDMGEELIITVIATGFEREEDSASVTIGADRGASRPAKPVPAALAGMGAALAGDRPIKDLDRPTFLRRMNDVRESMDRAVMTAEDEWDVPTFLRKQTD, encoded by the coding sequence ATGTTCTCATTTCAGGAAGATATGCTGTCACCGGTCCGCATCAAGGTGATCGGAATTGGTGGTGCCGGGTGCAACGCGATCAACACGATGATCACCTCAGGACTCGCACGCGTCGATTTTATCGCCGGGAACACCGATCTTCAGGCGCTTGATCGGTCGTTGGCCCCGTATAAGATCCAGCTCGGGCCTGAACGCACCAGGGGGTTGGGTGCGGGGGCAAAGCCGGAGATCGGTCGAGATGCCGCGCTTGAGAGTAAAGAACATATCCGAGAATGTCTCGAAGGGGCCGATATGGTCTTTGTCACGGCCGGAATGGGGGGAGGAACCGGCACAGGAGCCGCCCCCATCGTGGCCAGCATTGCCCGCGAAATGGGCATCCTTACGGTAGGCGTCGTGACAAAACCGTTTCACTATGAAGGCCAACGGCGACACAGACACGCGGAAGAAGGAATCCGCGACTTGCGTCGGCACGTCGATACGTTGCTCGTGATTCCGAACCAGCGGCTGCTGGGGATCGTCGATAAATCCACTCCGCTTCTTGAAGCCTTTAAGGTCGCGGATGATGTGCTGCGTCAAGCGATTCAAGGTATCGCCGACGTCATTACGACCACAGGACATGTCAACGTCGATTTTGCCGATGTTCGTACCGTGATGTCGCACACGGGACGAGCGGTCATGGGCATGGGTGTGTCCTATGGGCCGAATCGGGCGATCGAAGCGGCGCAAAAGGCTATGTGTAGTCCTCTCCTTGAGGAAGGAAGTGTTGAGGGGGCCTGCGGTGTTCTGTTGAACATTACGGGAGGCCCCAGCATGTCGCTGCACGAGATCGAAGAAGCCGCCTCGATCATCCAACAGGCGGCAGATCCTGAAGCCAACATCATCGTCGGTCAGGTCATCAACCCGGACATGGGCGAGGAACTGATCATTACGGTGATCGCGACTGGGTTTGAACGAGAAGAGGACTCAGCGTCCGTCACGATCGGAGCTGATAGGGGAGCAAGTCGGCCAGCCAAACCTGTCCCCGCAGCGTTAGCCGGCATGGGTGCTGCCTTAGCGGGAGATCGACCGATAAAAGACCTCGATCGCCCGACCTTTTTGAGACGAATGAATGATGTGCGAGAGTCCATGGATCGAGCGGTGATGACGGCCGAAGATGAGTGGGATGTGCCGACCTTTCTTCGCAAACAAACAGACTGA
- the pgeF gene encoding peptidoglycan editing factor PgeF, whose amino-acid sequence MMMTSSSVITVPAFVDAGTQVRHFFGTRRHAMGLGLEMGIPRRGIPGSASSSWTLSVKQVHGTEALVVDRVLAPTDRFVGGWDALVTDQPGIMVAVRTADCVPILMHDPQRRVVAAVHAGWRGAVAGIVPKTLALLRSRFGSRLEHVRISIGPSAGVCCYEVDEPVLDRLYQGFSDWKKVVRIKREGRAHLDLKALVKEQAQAFGVSPSCITTVNVCTICHKDLFFSYRREGKVNGTMVSAIGLPMRQA is encoded by the coding sequence GTGATGATGACAAGCTCATCGGTTATTACCGTGCCGGCGTTTGTGGATGCCGGGACTCAGGTCCGCCATTTTTTCGGGACCCGTCGGCATGCCATGGGGCTTGGCCTTGAAATGGGGATTCCGCGGAGAGGGATACCAGGATCAGCATCATCTTCATGGACGCTCTCAGTGAAGCAAGTCCATGGGACAGAGGCGTTGGTGGTGGACCGTGTCCTCGCCCCGACGGACCGATTTGTGGGAGGTTGGGATGCCTTGGTTACTGATCAACCTGGTATTATGGTGGCGGTACGGACGGCAGATTGTGTTCCGATTCTCATGCATGATCCTCAGCGTCGGGTTGTGGCTGCAGTCCATGCCGGCTGGCGAGGAGCGGTTGCCGGCATTGTTCCAAAAACCTTAGCCTTGTTGAGGTCTCGCTTTGGCTCGCGTCTGGAGCATGTGCGGATCAGTATCGGGCCATCGGCTGGGGTTTGCTGCTATGAAGTGGATGAGCCGGTTCTTGACCGTCTATATCAGGGATTTTCAGATTGGAAGAAGGTGGTTCGAATCAAGAGAGAAGGAAGAGCGCATCTTGATTTAAAAGCCCTCGTCAAAGAACAGGCGCAAGCCTTCGGGGTGTCTCCGAGCTGCATCACCACAGTCAATGTCTGTACGATTTGCCACAAAGACCTCTTTTTTTCCTACCGGCGGGAGGGGAAGGTCAACGGGACCATGGTCAGTGCCATCGGGTTGCCGATGAGGCAAGCATAG
- a CDS encoding YggS family pyridoxal phosphate-dependent enzyme has translation MEPLTPETIEQRVQSILTKIRLAEEKAGRPAGTVRLVAVTKTVTVEHIAEGVRAGLSILGENRVQEALPKIAMFTQAPVRWHFIGQLQRRKVRSVIGRFDLIHSVDTVELAQEINRRAEEAGCQQNVLLEVNIGGEPTKAGFHPDDVVRLVSMMAQLPHVSIKGLMTIPPPTAGQDSARPYFRTLHELARQIAALHLPTVAMDELSMGMSNDYDVAIEEGATLVRVGTAIFGTRHV, from the coding sequence ATGGAACCGCTCACCCCTGAAACGATCGAACAACGTGTTCAATCGATTCTGACGAAGATTCGGTTGGCGGAGGAAAAAGCTGGACGTCCTGCCGGTACGGTGCGGCTCGTCGCCGTGACCAAGACCGTGACCGTTGAACATATTGCAGAGGGTGTGCGCGCTGGCCTGTCCATTTTGGGTGAAAATCGAGTACAGGAAGCGCTCCCTAAAATAGCCATGTTCACCCAGGCACCGGTTCGCTGGCATTTTATCGGGCAGCTGCAACGAAGGAAGGTACGGTCGGTGATCGGTCGATTCGACCTCATTCATTCGGTAGATACGGTAGAGCTCGCGCAAGAAATCAATCGCCGTGCGGAGGAAGCCGGTTGTCAGCAGAATGTCTTGCTGGAAGTAAATATCGGGGGGGAACCGACTAAGGCAGGGTTTCATCCCGATGACGTGGTACGTTTGGTATCCATGATGGCGCAACTCCCTCATGTTTCTATCAAAGGCCTCATGACGATTCCTCCGCCAACCGCTGGTCAGGATTCGGCCAGGCCGTATTTCCGCACACTCCATGAACTCGCTCGACAGATCGCGGCCTTACACTTACCGACCGTAGCGATGGATGAACTGTCAATGGGAATGTCAAACGATTATGACGTGGCCATTGAGGAAGGGGCGACATTGGTCCGGGTTGGCACCGCCATCTTTGGAACGCGGCATGTCTAG
- the proC gene encoding pyrroline-5-carboxylate reductase yields the protein MPNISFVGGGRMAEALISGVLSSGGYKAEQIYVADPDTARLDHLKKQYGVQISATNHEAVVSGDAIVLAVKPQVTAAVLKEIRDGLAKQLVISVVAGMPLMRIIEACGPQARVIRAMPNTPAMVGEGMTALAIGPGVGESEVACARQLFESVGKVVPVEERFMDAVTGLSGSGPAYVFLMIEAMADGGVKMGLSRETASLLAAQTVLGAARMVIETGQHPAQLKDQVVSPGGTTIAGLHRLEQGGLRGVLIDAVEAATKRSQELGR from the coding sequence ATGCCTAACATCTCGTTTGTGGGCGGTGGCCGGATGGCGGAGGCCTTGATCAGTGGGGTGCTGTCCTCCGGGGGCTATAAGGCCGAGCAGATCTATGTCGCTGATCCAGATACGGCCCGCCTGGATCATCTCAAGAAGCAGTACGGCGTTCAGATTAGTGCCACGAATCATGAGGCAGTAGTCTCAGGAGATGCCATTGTGCTGGCCGTAAAACCTCAGGTAACGGCCGCAGTCCTTAAGGAGATCAGGGATGGGTTGGCGAAACAGCTTGTGATCTCGGTGGTTGCGGGAATGCCACTCATGCGAATTATTGAGGCTTGCGGGCCGCAGGCTCGCGTCATTCGCGCGATGCCGAATACGCCGGCGATGGTCGGTGAAGGGATGACTGCCTTGGCGATCGGTCCCGGGGTAGGAGAGAGTGAGGTGGCATGTGCGCGACAGCTCTTTGAATCGGTTGGGAAGGTGGTGCCTGTCGAAGAGCGCTTCATGGATGCTGTGACCGGCTTGAGCGGAAGCGGACCGGCGTACGTCTTTCTCATGATCGAAGCGATGGCCGATGGCGGCGTCAAGATGGGGTTGTCGCGAGAAACAGCCAGTCTCCTTGCCGCGCAGACCGTGTTGGGTGCAGCACGGATGGTCATAGAAACTGGGCAGCATCCGGCGCAGCTCAAAGATCAGGTGGTATCTCCTGGTGGAACGACAATTGCGGGTTTGCATCGGTTGGAACAGGGAGGCCTCCGGGGTGTGTTGATCGACGCCGTTGAGGCCGCAACGAAACGTTCTCAGGAGCTTGGACGCTGA
- a CDS encoding YggT family protein: protein MFLFENFFSALASVVYYVLELYIYVVIARALISWVNPDPWNPIVQFLTRVTEPALAPIRRLVGWKFGMDLSPLILILVLTFLQKFIVPSLMHLAG, encoded by the coding sequence ATGTTTCTGTTTGAGAACTTTTTCAGTGCATTAGCCTCGGTGGTTTACTATGTTTTGGAACTGTATATTTATGTGGTAATAGCTCGTGCGCTCATTTCCTGGGTCAATCCGGACCCGTGGAATCCAATCGTCCAATTTCTCACTCGTGTGACGGAACCGGCCCTAGCCCCAATTCGAAGACTGGTTGGGTGGAAGTTTGGTATGGACCTTTCACCTCTTATCCTAATTCTCGTTCTCACTTTTCTGCAGAAGTTTATCGTGCCGTCGCTTATGCATTTGGCTGGATAG
- a CDS encoding DivIVA domain-containing protein, with product MKITPLDIQQMVFQVKLRGYDREEVNRFLEEIAQTVEYLNRDNATLRDRIMTLEQQVSDLKRTEATLSTTLISAQSLAEDVKRSAQRDAELIVKEAELKASELFRQARVELGNTQRDLSLLQKQRLLMVERMRATLQTFERMLDVEASEAYQDHGIMQEEKLEGESSPTR from the coding sequence ATGAAAATTACACCGCTCGACATTCAACAGATGGTCTTTCAAGTCAAGCTTCGTGGCTATGACCGTGAAGAGGTCAACCGCTTTCTAGAAGAGATTGCCCAAACCGTCGAATACCTGAATCGTGACAATGCCACGTTGCGTGATCGAATTATGACGCTTGAACAGCAGGTCTCGGATCTCAAACGAACAGAGGCGACGTTGTCTACCACATTGATTTCGGCGCAGTCCTTGGCCGAGGATGTCAAGCGAAGCGCGCAACGCGATGCCGAGTTGATCGTCAAAGAGGCGGAACTGAAAGCCAGCGAGTTATTCCGACAAGCGCGAGTGGAGCTAGGAAACACACAGCGAGACTTGTCTCTGCTGCAGAAGCAGCGGCTGCTCATGGTTGAGCGGATGCGGGCGACGCTTCAAACCTTCGAGCGGATGTTAGACGTGGAAGCCAGTGAAGCGTACCAGGATCATGGCATCATGCAGGAAGAAAAGTTGGAAGGGGAATCAAGCCCTACCCGTTGA
- a CDS encoding beta-lactamase family protein, translating to MPNLSVIQAALDRAVTDGVFPGAVLAVRCGTRPVVRFHAGHLSTVPPGSPVSPSTIYDLASLTKPLATVTALVLLMQKGRCQLDDYVADHLSECASTCIGSATIRHLLTHSSGLPGWRGFYEQVSPDGAISSSAGEREQAKRAMLRLIQSETPVYERGTRSLYSDLGFMLLGFIIERISGQSMSEYFLDHIVCPLGKPPIGFILPGQPRALSKSLDADMGGVAPTEIDRWRGHLLCGEVHDQNAAALGGEAGHAGLFGTVDAVLAISGEWLGAYHGRVTILDRAMVDEFTRRQKLEGSSSWALGWDTPSVPSSAGCHFAAQSFGHLGYTGTSLWIDPMRELEVVLLSNRVHPSSRNEAIREFRPAIHDLVYQEFIGSI from the coding sequence ATGCCCAATCTTAGTGTGATCCAAGCAGCACTCGATCGAGCCGTTACCGACGGGGTCTTTCCGGGGGCCGTATTGGCCGTGCGATGTGGCACTAGACCGGTTGTTCGCTTTCATGCCGGTCATCTTTCAACCGTCCCTCCAGGATCTCCCGTCAGCCCCTCCACCATTTACGACCTGGCTTCGTTGACAAAACCATTAGCCACCGTTACGGCTCTCGTTTTGTTGATGCAGAAAGGTCGTTGCCAACTTGATGACTATGTGGCCGACCATCTTTCAGAATGTGCCAGTACTTGCATCGGCTCTGCGACAATTCGCCACCTCCTGACGCATTCGTCAGGTTTGCCTGGCTGGCGGGGATTCTATGAACAGGTCAGCCCAGATGGAGCAATTTCTTCGTCGGCTGGAGAGCGAGAGCAGGCCAAGCGGGCTATGCTTCGCCTCATTCAGTCTGAGACGCCGGTATATGAACGGGGCACACGCAGCCTGTACAGCGATCTCGGCTTCATGTTGCTCGGCTTTATTATTGAGCGAATCAGCGGACAATCAATGAGCGAATATTTTCTCGACCACATTGTGTGCCCCTTGGGGAAGCCCCCAATCGGATTTATCCTGCCCGGACAACCCCGTGCACTTTCTAAGAGCCTAGATGCCGATATGGGTGGTGTAGCGCCGACGGAAATTGATCGATGGCGAGGACACCTCTTGTGTGGAGAAGTCCACGATCAGAATGCAGCTGCGTTGGGTGGTGAGGCTGGTCATGCCGGGCTATTTGGGACTGTAGACGCGGTGTTGGCGATCTCAGGCGAGTGGTTGGGAGCGTATCACGGCCGAGTCACAATCCTCGATCGGGCCATGGTCGATGAATTTACACGAAGACAGAAATTGGAAGGATCTTCCAGTTGGGCGCTCGGGTGGGATACACCGTCAGTCCCTTCATCTGCAGGATGCCATTTCGCAGCTCAATCATTTGGCCATCTCGGCTATACGGGGACGTCCCTCTGGATCGACCCCATGCGAGAACTGGAGGTTGTTCTGCTCTCAAATCGAGTGCATCCATCAAGCAGGAATGAAGCAATTCGTGAGTTCCGTCCGGCGATCCATGATCTGGTGTATCAGGAATTCATCGGCTCAATTTAA
- a CDS encoding CDP-alcohol phosphatidyltransferase family protein: MNIPNSLTILRILLIPVYIGFMTYGSYGLALLTLLIAGLTDAIDGYLARKLNQRTRLGTVLDPLADKLLLTSSFISLAMLHLVPSWLVILVVSRDIILLLGTVVAHVTNTPINVTPTFLGKGTTLFQLSYVLLIVLLTWRGLDRAMLTPLVVLMVGFTLASGLHYLYRGYRDTNVVPPLA, encoded by the coding sequence ATGAATATCCCCAATAGCCTCACGATTCTTCGCATCCTCCTGATCCCTGTCTACATAGGGTTCATGACCTACGGCTCATATGGGCTCGCACTCTTGACACTACTCATCGCCGGACTGACGGATGCCATTGACGGTTATCTTGCACGCAAACTGAATCAGCGGACACGATTAGGGACCGTACTTGACCCACTGGCAGACAAGCTGCTGCTGACGTCGAGTTTCATCTCGCTGGCGATGCTGCACTTGGTGCCGTCCTGGCTGGTCATCTTGGTCGTGAGCCGGGACATTATTCTCCTCCTGGGGACTGTGGTGGCTCACGTCACCAATACACCGATTAATGTGACACCGACGTTCTTGGGGAAAGGAACGACGTTGTTTCAATTGAGCTACGTCCTGTTGATTGTCCTTTTGACATGGCGAGGGCTCGACCGCGCCATGCTTACTCCACTCGTCGTCCTCATGGTTGGATTCACCCTGGCCTCAGGGTTACATTACCTGTATCGAGGGTATCGCGACACGAATGTGGTGCCTCCGCTTGCCTAA
- a CDS encoding type II secretion system F family protein: protein MATFAYVGRSKSGAVKKGELVAKSRDEAVEQLRKQSVVVTSLEEKAAQEGFSFQLGGGVSEKDLVVFTRQFGTMINAGLPLIQCLEILSNQSENAALRKSVGTIKVQVEGGSTFSDALRKHPKVFDDLYVNMVHAGEVGGLLDTILGRLSKYIEKAMKLKGQIKSAMVYPASIMGIAFIVIAVLMIFVIPVFEKMFKDMSGGKVGLPGPTQLVIDMSNFAQSSWYIILGGGILAVVAFKKYYATVKGKYQMDKLLLKVPVFGDLVRKASVAKFTRTLGTLITSGVPLLDALTICAKTSGNKIVEEALINARVSISGGKTISEPLAKSQVFPKMVTHMIAVGESTGALDAMLGKIADFYEDEVDQAVASLTALLEPMMMVFLGVLIGFIVVAMYLPIFTMANAISS from the coding sequence ATGGCCACGTTTGCATATGTTGGGCGGAGCAAGTCCGGAGCGGTGAAAAAGGGTGAACTCGTCGCGAAGTCGCGCGATGAAGCGGTGGAGCAACTACGCAAACAAAGCGTGGTGGTGACGAGCCTTGAGGAGAAGGCGGCCCAAGAGGGATTCAGCTTTCAGCTCGGTGGCGGAGTGAGCGAAAAGGACTTGGTCGTTTTTACTAGGCAATTCGGGACCATGATCAATGCCGGATTGCCCTTGATTCAGTGTCTAGAAATCCTATCGAACCAATCAGAGAATGCAGCACTGAGGAAATCTGTGGGTACGATCAAAGTTCAAGTCGAGGGAGGTTCGACGTTTTCAGATGCCCTCCGCAAGCACCCCAAAGTCTTTGACGATTTATATGTCAACATGGTGCATGCGGGCGAAGTAGGAGGGTTGCTCGACACCATTCTTGGTCGACTTTCCAAGTATATTGAAAAAGCGATGAAATTGAAGGGGCAAATCAAAAGCGCCATGGTGTACCCAGCGTCGATTATGGGAATCGCCTTTATCGTGATTGCTGTATTGATGATCTTCGTGATCCCGGTGTTTGAGAAGATGTTCAAAGATATGTCTGGCGGAAAAGTGGGGCTTCCTGGCCCCACTCAGCTCGTGATTGATATGAGCAATTTCGCTCAGTCGAGCTGGTACATCATTCTTGGTGGGGGCATTCTCGCAGTCGTCGCGTTCAAAAAGTACTATGCAACGGTCAAAGGGAAGTACCAGATGGACAAGCTGCTCCTCAAGGTGCCTGTTTTTGGAGATTTGGTGCGAAAGGCGTCGGTGGCGAAGTTCACGAGAACGTTGGGAACACTCATCACCAGCGGCGTACCCTTGTTGGATGCCTTGACGATTTGCGCGAAGACTTCGGGGAACAAGATCGTTGAAGAAGCTCTGATCAACGCCAGGGTGAGTATCAGCGGAGGCAAGACGATTTCCGAGCCTCTCGCGAAAAGTCAGGTATTCCCAAAGATGGTGACACACATGATCGCGGTTGGCGAATCAACGGGTGCGCTCGATGCCATGTTAGGGAAAATTGCAGATTTTTACGAGGACGAAGTGGATCAGGCGGTTGCCTCACTGACCGCATTGCTGGAACCGATGATGATGGTTTTCCTCGGAGTCCTCATCGGATTCATCGTGGTGGCGATGTATCTGCCTATCTTCACAATGGCTAATGCAATCAGCTCCTAA
- a CDS encoding PAS domain S-box protein, with product MTAGEPMGDIKARIYRLMGWRVVIVTLLLGLSLAFQVTKGERVETFYALIIFTYAVTILYAFLLRLLATPEALVQFAWAQIAVDFLVETVLIARTGGIESPFAVLYVISVTVASLVPRRRVGLLTASLCIILFGVLTNVQLYGLVEVWGWLPHADLSAAETLQAFGVYGLAFLVVGFLSGALADQLRLADQSLREKEQGLSRLQAFHENIVHSISSGVFTTEEKGRITSFNPAAQEATGYTFEQVQGHPWREVFNWHPSQQDDDLAQEVFSNMRFEVECKRSDGNRLILGMTLAPLHERGEQTGLVGVFKDLTQIRDLEEEMQRKDWLASLGEMSAGMAHEIRNPLGALAGAMQMLRKDLLADETSQRLMDIAVREATRLDTIITEFLQYARPPALNLAECDLNKVLAETLDLVQHEAQGRTNITIAAAPCTGALPAQVDQDQMKQVFWNLAVNAFDAMPKGGQLTIATGGRKVDVGGRKAEVVEISFHDTGEGIPKNNLGKIFLPFFTTKRRGSGLGLAAVHRIVDLHGGWIKVESQEGQGTRFGVCLPRTADSGVRLWHEGREPWKRS from the coding sequence ATGACGGCGGGTGAGCCCATGGGCGATATCAAAGCAAGAATCTACCGGCTAATGGGGTGGCGAGTCGTTATCGTCACCCTGCTATTAGGGCTTTCCCTCGCATTTCAGGTCACCAAGGGTGAACGGGTTGAAACGTTCTATGCCCTGATCATCTTCACCTATGCGGTCACGATCCTCTACGCCTTCCTGCTCAGGCTACTGGCTACTCCTGAAGCTCTTGTACAATTTGCCTGGGCTCAGATCGCCGTCGACTTTTTGGTTGAAACGGTCTTAATTGCAAGGACAGGCGGAATCGAAAGCCCGTTTGCTGTGCTCTATGTGATCAGTGTGACGGTAGCAAGTTTGGTCCCCCGTCGCCGAGTGGGCCTATTGACGGCCAGTCTCTGCATCATCCTGTTTGGGGTTCTGACCAATGTGCAGCTCTACGGTCTTGTTGAAGTATGGGGATGGTTGCCCCATGCTGACCTCAGTGCCGCTGAAACACTCCAGGCCTTCGGCGTCTACGGTTTGGCGTTCCTCGTCGTCGGCTTCTTAAGCGGGGCCCTTGCGGATCAGCTTCGGTTGGCAGATCAATCGCTCCGTGAAAAAGAACAGGGGCTGAGCCGCCTTCAGGCATTCCATGAGAATATCGTTCACAGTATCAGCAGCGGCGTCTTTACGACTGAAGAAAAGGGTCGGATTACTTCATTTAATCCCGCAGCACAGGAAGCCACGGGCTATACCTTTGAGCAAGTACAGGGGCATCCCTGGCGGGAAGTGTTTAACTGGCATCCCAGTCAGCAGGATGACGATCTCGCGCAAGAGGTGTTCTCCAACATGCGGTTCGAAGTGGAGTGTAAACGGTCCGATGGTAATCGGTTGATTCTCGGCATGACACTCGCGCCTTTGCATGAGCGTGGAGAGCAAACGGGACTGGTTGGCGTGTTCAAAGATCTCACTCAGATTCGTGATCTCGAAGAAGAAATGCAGCGGAAGGACTGGTTGGCCAGCCTGGGAGAGATGTCAGCGGGAATGGCCCACGAAATTAGGAATCCCTTAGGTGCATTGGCGGGGGCGATGCAGATGCTTCGAAAGGATCTCCTGGCCGATGAAACCAGTCAACGCCTGATGGACATTGCGGTTCGTGAAGCGACACGGTTGGATACCATCATCACAGAGTTTCTTCAGTATGCCAGGCCGCCAGCACTAAATTTGGCAGAGTGCGATTTAAACAAAGTCCTTGCTGAGACTCTTGATCTGGTACAACATGAAGCACAAGGTAGAACGAATATCACCATCGCGGCGGCACCGTGTACCGGGGCATTGCCCGCGCAAGTGGATCAGGATCAAATGAAACAAGTGTTCTGGAATCTGGCAGTGAATGCCTTCGATGCCATGCCGAAGGGTGGGCAACTAACGATCGCGACGGGAGGGAGAAAGGTCGATGTCGGCGGGCGAAAAGCTGAGGTGGTAGAGATCTCATTTCATGATACCGGAGAAGGCATCCCGAAGAACAATCTCGGCAAAATATTTCTCCCGTTCTTTACCACCAAAAGGCGAGGCTCTGGGTTGGGGTTGGCGGCAGTCCATCGTATCGTCGATCTTCACGGAGGCTGGATCAAAGTGGAAAGTCAGGAAGGGCAGGGGACACGATTTGGCGTCTGCTTGCCCCGTACGGCGGATTCAGGCGTGCGACTCTGGCACGAAGGTAGAGAACCGTGGAAAAGATCCTAG
- a CDS encoding sigma-54-dependent Fis family transcriptional regulator: MEKILVVDDEQSLRDVLSIMLKRAGYAVTSAMDGEEAIELLNKEIFDLVITDLRMPKIDGMEVLKAVKSASPETVVLIITAFASADSAVEAMKQGAYDYLTKPFQVDEVQLIIRNALEKRRLTTENMLLKREMASQSSFAQLVGQSEAMQKVFDVVRKVADSKSNVLICGESGTGKELVARAIHYNSARSVMPFVAVNCSAVPETLLESELFGHMKGSFTGAIANKAGLFEVADGGTIFLDEIGDTTPTIQVKLLRVIQEREFRRVGGNHDVKVDVRVVAATNKDLEKAVADGSFREDLYYRLDVIPIRLPPLRMRTGDIPLLATHFLERFAKESGKPKPVISQEAMHVLLSHEWRGNVRELENLIERVVAFATAELVTDVEVHGWLHRPATQSQHPTMPMDLTDEGLDLEGLINGIEKDLLLKALERSKWVKKKAARMLRLNTRSFRYRLEKYAIKGGRD, translated from the coding sequence GTGGAAAAGATCCTAGTCGTTGATGACGAACAAAGCTTGCGTGACGTATTGAGCATCATGCTCAAACGGGCTGGGTATGCTGTGACCAGCGCCATGGACGGAGAAGAAGCCATTGAGCTGCTGAATAAAGAAATCTTTGATCTGGTCATCACCGATTTGAGGATGCCGAAGATCGATGGCATGGAGGTTCTGAAGGCCGTAAAGTCTGCCTCACCGGAAACAGTCGTGCTGATCATCACGGCCTTTGCCAGCGCGGATTCCGCCGTCGAGGCAATGAAACAAGGCGCGTACGACTATCTGACGAAACCATTCCAGGTCGATGAAGTTCAGCTGATCATTCGGAATGCGCTTGAAAAACGGCGTCTCACAACCGAGAACATGCTCCTCAAGCGGGAGATGGCAAGTCAGTCGTCATTCGCACAGCTCGTCGGCCAGAGCGAGGCGATGCAGAAGGTGTTCGACGTCGTGAGGAAAGTTGCTGACTCGAAAAGTAATGTCCTGATCTGCGGCGAAAGTGGAACAGGAAAAGAGTTGGTCGCGCGCGCGATTCACTACAACAGTGCCAGAAGCGTCATGCCGTTTGTGGCGGTTAACTGCAGTGCCGTACCTGAGACGCTGTTGGAGAGTGAGCTGTTCGGCCATATGAAGGGTTCGTTTACAGGGGCTATTGCCAACAAAGCCGGATTATTCGAGGTTGCCGATGGAGGGACCATCTTTCTCGATGAGATCGGTGATACGACTCCTACCATTCAGGTCAAGCTTCTGCGCGTGATTCAAGAGCGAGAATTTAGACGGGTCGGTGGCAATCACGACGTCAAGGTCGATGTGCGAGTGGTAGCCGCCACCAACAAAGATCTTGAGAAAGCGGTTGCGGATGGTTCGTTCCGAGAAGACCTCTACTATCGGTTGGATGTGATCCCTATACGGCTTCCACCCCTGCGCATGCGTACCGGTGATATTCCGTTACTGGCCACTCACTTTCTGGAACGGTTTGCAAAAGAAAGCGGCAAGCCCAAACCCGTGATTAGCCAGGAAGCAATGCATGTTTTGCTGAGCCATGAATGGCGTGGCAACGTTCGTGAGTTGGAGAATCTCATTGAACGGGTCGTCGCATTTGCAACTGCAGAGCTTGTAACCGACGTCGAGGTGCATGGATGGCTTCATCGCCCTGCGACGCAGTCGCAGCACCCAACGATGCCGATGGATCTAACTGACGAGGGGCTGGATCTTGAGGGGCTCATCAACGGCATCGAAAAGGATTTGTTGCTGAAGGCACTTGAGCGATCGAAATGGGTCAAAAAGAAAGCCGCACGCATGCTCCGTCTGAACACCAGATCATTTCGGTATCGCCTGGAGAAGTATGCTATAAAAGGAGGTCGTGACTAA